AAATATTCACACCTTCGAGATATGATTTAATAAGGGAGGATTGCCATCAGGTACCATTTGTTCTAACTCCGCACTATTCATTCAGATGCTAACGTATGATCTTGTACTTAATGTAGATTACATAAACCCAATAGCATGGCAGAGACCAATCAGCTCCACACGTGcccttgagaaagaaaattacaGAGGTAGACAGAGTCAATGTgggggctaatcttatatcgaTCGGGCACGATGTCATCTCCAAGTGTGTTAAGAAGTGTTCGCTCTTAAAACTTCATGCACGCTACAAGCCACCGGCAAACAAGGAGATATAAAGGAACAAAGACAAAGGGATCACCTgacttttgaagaaaatggtGTATCTCATGCCTGAACATAGCTTGATTAGTAccactcttttactttgtagGTGACAAGATGCTTAGCAAGGACGATGGCAGTTTCTCGAATCCTACAAGTGTTGATTCCCCATCACTTGAAAAATATCATTGTTGTGCAAACCGACTCATAACTTGTAGGGGCAAAGAATAGACTTGAATTGGTGATTAGTTGAAGGtccaaaatcccaaatcatTATAGAGAACTTCTATGAGCTCTCCTTTCAAAGAAGGGTAAAGCGCAATATCTAAAGAATCATATtgtaaaggtttttttttttttttaatgatcttGTCTCCGTTATTGCATAACGAAATTTTTGGATGGATTTATAGAACGAACCTATGCATTTCTAGTAACATTTCTTCCACCTTATGTTTTCCTCGATTATACACGCATGCACGCATTCTATTCATTATAGTCCttgttcaataaaataaaaattaaaggaatGCGACCCAgacctttttttctcaaattttgcaTCGGATAATTAGGAATTAAAATACATTAATTAACAACTGCCACAAATATATACTAAGCATCTAGAAAATAAACATTTAAAACACTTGTTACAGTCTAGCCACTAATTGAAGATTCTTGGAAACTCCAAAAGGagtaataaattaaagaaaaagtataTATCTCTTGCTTTGTCCATCCATGGTCACCAACTGAAAGTCTGCAACCATACAGTCCTCAGAGAAAAGCCCTACCAaaggaaaggggaagaaaaatgcTTGCGTAAATTGATTCTGaaatcgtcaaaaaaaaaaaaaaaaaaagattccgAAGAACCCTTTTCTCATTTCAATGTTCTCAagtcgagaaaatattgggtggtcttGTAGCTCCATGTCAGCATGGTCCCCAGCCACTCACGAGGTGCCAAGTGGAGGGGTGGGCCTATTTGGTGTCTTATGccttctttccctctctctcttcttcctagcctgcacactctctctcttccccctctgtgaagtcgtgcctctcttccaACGAAACGTGACGCCAACGGCCCTctacctccgcctccgcctccgccagTTGACTCCGTTGCCCTCGACTCCGACGCTGCCTCCTCCCCTAAACCCGACTCTAATGGCGATGCCCCTCTGTCTCCCTCTCGTGACATCTAGTCCGCTCAGTGTCGTACTGTTGGAGCTCATCACAGGCAAAAGGCCTCTAGACCCCGAGTTCGGATAATCCGCTGGCATGGAGCCATTTTTCTCTGTCCATCTATAGGCTATGTTTCTTGGGGAGGTGCAAATACTTATAGATCTTGCCCTTTTATTTCCAACTTTCACTTCTGATGTAGTTTTTCGGTTACTAAATGATGCACCATTTTATTGTGAGTTGTTGTAAAGCTTGTCATTTTTTGCAACCATTTAGTTTGCTGAGTTAATATGGTTACCCCGTTGAACTTAACATGTAATATGTTCATGTTTCTTAATTTTCTGATGATCTCAAAAGACTAATGATATTCATGGTGTAGCATTTAATATCCGCCTcccattttaactttttttgtcatttttggcCCCTACACTTTCCGACCATCTGGGTTGTCTCTTCTCTTTTACCAATCGTTGGTGGagttgcacttgcatcaatgaCAGAGGCTTCCTTTAACTGGTGAGAAACTTTAGTAAAATGCTAAAGATATAGGAGTAGAAAAATGGATATAGCCTAACTTTATGTTTGATTTCAGATATGTATTCTAGCTAGCTCATCGGTCGAAGAGTCATAGTATAggtcttttatttttgttcggTGCGCATGACTTTGGCTTTTATGGTTTCTAAGGGCTGGGTTTTTTGGAGCACAATGGCCTCGAATCTGAGTAATCAATCTCGTAATTTGCTCAGCAAGAAAGTCATGGTCAATAAGGAGGTATCATGAATTGttttgtcttcatcttcagaCTGTTAAGTATTTGAAGCTACATTATGCGATTGTTCTCTTATTTTGGCAGTTGAATTTGCTTATGTACAGGAATCCTTGGACAATATAACTCCCTTTTCGATTATAACCATGATgtcatttgttttattattcCCTGTGACTTTTTTCACGGAAGGTCTCAAGTTCACTCCTGCATCCCTACAAGCCGCAGTGAGTGTTCTTTCAAACTTTAATAATTGCTCAAAAGGGTTCTGTATATGGAAGTTTTTCTGATATGCCTTTTTTCTCATCTTAACAACAGGCGCAACAGGGATTAAATGTCCAGCAGGTATTAACCAGGTCCTTCCTTGCAGCGTTGTGCTTCCATGCATACTAGCAGGTGAGGCTTTTTGCCCAAtgcaatattttcattatttttgggTCACGGGCCACACATTTTCTTTGACGATCTAAATCTGTAGCTATGTTGTGTGCCTCATTCATAATTTCTTTTGGCATTCATTGTCAAATCTATAACTGTGACCTATTACTTTAAGCACTCAGAACCCCTTGAGTCTTCTCTATAGGACATCGAGTTTAGATAAGCAAATTTACGGGATGGCAGAAAATCgaaaggatcaatttgtgacaTCACTAGTGAAAAGATTTTGGAACTTTTGAGAAACGAAACAGCTGTGTCTCCATCATTGTTGATCTTCTTATTGGATCAGCAAACTCTATAATGTTGTCTGTTTACATGTCTATAGAATTGGATAACCGTCTGCTTCGGATTAATCACGATATGCCACAATATCTGCACTAATGTGCATAGTGTTTGTGCCCACAAGAACAATGAAGTACACGCAGGAGAAGAAATTGATTGTTTTTCAGTCATGCAGGTCTTCAATAGCACTTTTTAATGGGGAAATACCAACCTTAATTGTTGAATTTGTGCAGGTCTCTTACATGATACTACAGAGGGTATCGCCAGTGACCCACTCTGTAGGAAACTGCGTGAAGTGTGTTGTGGTCATTGTCAGCTCAGTTCTCTTCTTCCGAACTCCAGTTTCACCCATAAATTCCCTAGGTGATTTATGCTACCATCTGAACAACCTTTTTCCAAGTATGTTATTTTCTTGGCTTTTGTTTCTTCCCCTTCCCTCCCCAAACCTTAGCGAGAAAGCATATAATGGCATTTGCTTCTAGGGAAAATGAGATCTGGTATCTGTTTATTGGTTAATCAACTAGTTTAGCTTGGTTCCATAGTATTACTATTGTCATTGCTATTTAGATTATTTTGCTCTCATGGTTATGGTTTTGTTATCTTTCTCATTATGGTGATGTTATTAGGTACGGGAGTGGCCCTTGCTGGAGTCTTTCTGTACCCACGCATGAAGCGCATTAAGCCCAAGCCAAAGACTGCTTGAAGGACCACCAATGATGCTCCGGAAGAACGAAACAGTATCCGTAGTGGCAGGGTCTTATGGATACATTGTGCCTGGTAAGTTGATTATTACTCTCATAATCTTCCATCGAATTGATCAACTATCAGATCTTTCCAGTGTCCCAGTTAGTCCCAGTTAATAACCGCATTACCCTTGCAAAATAGCTACTAGTCAATGCTAAAAAGTGATGAAAGTATCACATATGCTCATCACCTTTCCTTAGCTAACAATGCTGCAATTTTTTGATGTTCGCCAACAGAATACGGATACACCATGAAGGTTGATGAAAAGATAGACATATACAGCTTCTGTGTCGTACTATTGGAGCTCATCGCAGGCGAAAGGCCTCTAGACCTCGAGTTCGGAGAATCTGTCGGCATTGTCGAGTGGATATGGAGGAAAATCAGGGACAACAGGGCTCTGGAAGAAGCTTTAGACCCCAATGTAGGAAACTGCAAGCATGTGTAGGAAGAGATGTTTTTGGTGCTCAGAATAGCGCTCCTTTGTACTGCAAAGCTACTGAGAGATAGGCCCTGCATGAGGGATGTCATAACCATGCTCGGAGAGGTGAAGCCTCGGAGGAAGAGCAGTAGCAATGGCGCCGCAATGTATGAAGCTAGCAAAGACAAGCCAGTTTTTAGCACGTCACCTGTAAATGGCCTTCTCTAGGGACTGAGTTCTGAGCATTTGAGTTCCTTTTGGCTAATGGttccttcaatttttctctATATGTAGAATTTCTTAATTAAATGCTTGTAGCTGCTGGTTTTGATATCTGTAGAGATCATCGGTATATGATCTAGGTACctttttttgcaaataaaacTTCATTTGCTGTATATGTCCGTGTCCAGAATCACTGCAGCAGTATGTTTATAgagcttcaatttttcttcttatgttgTTTTCTTGGTAACTTTCACCCAAAAAGCAAAAGATATTAAGATGGTTGTTTTGGTTGGTAATGGCAATGGAAATTAACACATTCTCAAATCTGAGGTAAAAACATTGCATGACATATAAATCATGTAGACCAAGTTCATCATGATAATTGATCTTGTAATGTTCGTCTATGTAGTCTATAGACCATGCAATAATTTATCTTTTAGGTCAATGCATTAAGGAGTTCATGGCATTAAGGGGTTCATGGGCTACGAAAggtatttttggttttttatttataaCATGAGTTGTTTCAATCCGTGTTCCAAAGtgtaaataaatactaaattcaGCACCCTAGAAGCCTTAGCtcttagtatatatatatatagaacagGACAATAAAAACAAGGATAATTGATCCATCAAACTTTgtacgcacctagtttaaaatctcattgtgttattgaggaaaaaaaaattagcgtTCAAACTtgatacctcattttttttttctttttttcttgcccaacaacccattttcaatttttttctttaaatctttcgaaaataaattcgtaTGTGCTTCTGTACTCAAAAtcaatccatcaaactttgcatgcacctaacttaaaatctcattgtgttattgaacaaaaacaaaatgatgTCCAAACTcgatatctcattttttttttgggttaatactctgaaaaatcctaaattggtacacatgtgacaaatttaccccaaactatttttttgaccataaaaaacctcaaactaatatactttttttgacaaatttattccaaaatagtacacttgtgacaaatttaccctctatttgttttcgttaaattttattatcaaattattaagttaaatgacacatgacagTTGATTGTTATActgatttgggattttatgtgttatttgtcacaatttataatttttatgattttttttgtggtattagtCTAATTTAGCGGAGTGTATATTTGTtgcaaatttatcagtttgtgatttttgcggttgaataaattagtttagaataagtttatcataaatgtatcggtttatggttttttacGGTCGGTCGAGGTAAATTTGCCACAGATATACCAGTTTTAgctttttcatggtcaaaaaaatagtttttgataaatttgttacatgcgTATCAGTTTGGGCTTTTTCAGGtattgaccatttttttttttctatttcttgtccAACAAcccttttccaactttttttttctttaaagcttttggaaataaattcgtacatgTTCCTGTAcctaaaattaatccatcaatcTTTACACACACCTAGTTTTAAATCTCATaatgttattgagcaaaaaaaagaattggcatccaaacccgatacctcattttttttttctatttcttgcccaacaaccattttctaacttttttttctttaaagctttcggaaataaattcatacGTACTcttatactcaaaattaatccatcaaactttacatgcacctagtttaaaacttcattgtgttattgagaagaaaaaaattagcgTCGAAACCCaatatctcattttttatttctatttcttgcccaacaacctttttccaattttttttctttaaaaacattcggaaataaatttgtaCAAGCTCCTGTACTCAAAATCAATCCATCAAACTTTACacacacctagtttaaaacttcattgtgttattgagaaaaaaaatttagtgtcCAAACCcgatatctcattttttttttctcttcttcttgcccaacaacccatttccaactttttttctttaaagcttttcgaaataaattcgtacatgTTCACGTACTCAAAACTAATCTATCAAACTTtacacgcacctagtttaaaacctcattttttttttctatttcttgcccaacaaccattttccaacttttttttttctttaaacctttcggaaataaattcgtacatgctcctatactcaaaattaatctatcaaactttgcatgcacctaatttaaaatctcattatgttattgagcaaaaaaaacccaatacctcatttttttttctatttgttgtCTAACAACCCTTTtccaactattttttttctttaaagttttcggaaataaatttgtaCGTCTTTCAagattagggttaataccttaaaaaaccccaaactgatacatttgtgacaaatttaccccaaactatttttttaaccatgaaaaaccccaaactgatacacctgtgacaaatttaccccgactaactataaaaaaaccataaactggtacatttatgacaaatttaccccaaactggtaaatttgtgactaatatactctccgaaaaattagattaatacaaaaaaaatcacaaaaattataaaatatgacaaacagagtgtaaaatcccaaattgatataccggtcaattgtcacgtgttatttaactttataatttaacaaaaatttaactaaaactaacagagggtaaatttgtcacaagtgtaccagtttatggtaaatttgtcaaagatatatcagtttggggtttttggtggtaaaaaaaaaagtttgaggtaaatttgtcacatgtgtaccagtttggggtttttcaagatattaaccctacttaaaattaatccatcaaactttgcacgctcctagtttaaaatctcattatgttattgaacaaaaaaaaaaaaaattggcgtccaaacctgatacctcattttttttttttatttcttgcccaacaatcctttcccaactttttttctttaaagctttcgaaaataaatttgtacgtgctcccgtactcaaaattaatccatcaaattttgcacgcatctagtttaaaatctcattatgttattgaacaaaaaaaaaaagtttggtgTCTAAATCcaatacctcattttttttttttctatttcttcccAATGACcattttctaactttttttctttaaagtttttggaaataaatttgtatgtgctcctgtactcaaaattaatctatcaaattttgcacgcacttagtttaaaatttcattatgttattgagaaaaaaaaaaaaattgacgtcCAAACCcaatatctcatttttttttcttatttcttgatCAACAAcccttttccaactttttttttctttaaagttttcggaaataaattcgtacgtgcacttgtactcaaaattaatctatcaaactttgcacgcacctagtttaaaatctcattatgttattgagcaaaaaaaaaaaaattggcgtccaaaccgatacctcatttttttttttctatttgttgcCCACCAatcattttccaactttttttttctttaaagctttcggaaataaattcgtacgtgtttccgtactcaaaattaattcatcaaaCTTTATACGCACTTAGTTTAAAAACTCATTatattattgaacaaaaaaaaagattagcgTCTAAACccgatacctcattttttttttctattttttgcccAACaaccattttccaatttttttctttaaagctttcggaaatgaATTTGTACATGCtcctgtactcaaaattaatttatcaaaCTTTATACacacctaatttaaaatatcattatgttattgagaaaaaaaaatggcatctaATCTcgatacctcatttttttttctatttcttgcccaacaactattttccaacttttttttcttaaaaactttcagaaataaattcgaaaaaaaaaaatttccatccaAACTtgatacccttttttttttttttttgggttaataccttgaaaaccccaaactagtacacctgtgacaaatttaccctaaactatttttttgaccatgaaaaaccccaaactaagaCACaccgtaacaaatttaccttgactgactataaaaaaaccataaactggtacatttataacaaatttaccaaaaactaatttatttgattacaaaaaaccctaaactgataaatttgtgactaatataccctccgctaaattagattaataccacaaaaaaatcacaaaaaatgtaAACGGTGACAAAcagagcgtaaaatcccaaattggtataacAGTCAATTGTTAtgtgttttttaatttaataatttgacaataaaatttaatgaaaactaacggagcgtaaatttgtcacaaatgtactggagtttagaataaatttgtcaaatgtataccggttttgggttttttgtgatcaaaaatagtttggggtaaatttgtcataagtgtatcggtttggggttttcaatgtattaacccatttttttctattttttgcccaacaacccttttttttcaactttttttttctttaaagtttttagaaataaattcatacatgctattgtactcaaaattaatctattaaaCTTTGTacacacctagtttaaaatttcattatgttattgagcaaaaaagaattggcgtccaaacccgataccttttttttttttttcctatttgttGCGCAACAaccctttttcaatttttttc
This Eucalyptus grandis isolate ANBG69807.140 chromosome 7, ASM1654582v1, whole genome shotgun sequence DNA region includes the following protein-coding sequences:
- the LOC104452602 gene encoding LOW QUALITY PROTEIN: triose phosphate/phosphate translocator, non-green plastid, chloroplastic (The sequence of the model RefSeq protein was modified relative to this genomic sequence to represent the inferred CDS: substituted 1 base at 1 genomic stop codon) is translated as MASNLSNQSRNLLSKKVMVNKEESLDNITPFSIITMMSFVLLFPVTFFTEGLKFTPASLQAAAQQGLNVQQVLTRSFLAALCFHAYXQVSYMILQRVSPVTHSVGNCVKCVVVIVSSVLFFRTPVSPINSLGTGVALAGVFLYPRMKRIKPKPKTA